In the Piscinibacter sp. XHJ-5 genome, one interval contains:
- a CDS encoding diguanylate cyclase — MLPLWMLAGFGDWLCHRVEHIEHTAGTKESALHWAMLAELGIAIAAALLLQINAAVLALLVATAIAHELTMWWDLIYAASRRRIPVPEQWVHGVQLALPWVALVLLIVIHRDQALAAVGLGSAQADWRWHWKEPALPAGTLAAIAFAAVLLVLLPFAEEFRRCYRADSFEEKAFDPRR; from the coding sequence GTGCTGCCGCTGTGGATGTTGGCCGGCTTCGGCGACTGGCTTTGTCACCGGGTCGAGCACATCGAGCACACCGCCGGCACCAAGGAGTCGGCGCTGCACTGGGCGATGCTGGCCGAGCTGGGCATCGCCATCGCGGCCGCGCTGCTGCTGCAGATCAACGCCGCCGTACTGGCGCTGCTGGTGGCAACGGCCATCGCCCACGAACTGACGATGTGGTGGGACCTGATCTACGCCGCATCGCGCCGCCGCATTCCGGTGCCTGAGCAATGGGTTCACGGCGTGCAGCTCGCATTGCCCTGGGTGGCATTGGTGCTTCTCATCGTGATCCATCGCGACCAGGCGCTGGCCGCCGTCGGTTTGGGCAGCGCGCAGGCGGACTGGCGTTGGCATTGGAAAGAGCCTGCGCTGCCTGCCGGTACGCTGGCCGCGATCGCGTTCGCCGCCGTGCTGCTCGTGCTGCTGCCTTTCGCCGAGGAGTTCCGGCGCTGCTACCGCGCCGACTCGTTCGAGGAGAAGGCCTTTGACCCACGACGATGA
- a CDS encoding NAD(P)H-binding protein, giving the protein MKVLVTGATGFIGHTLCETLQARGHEVVGASRRVRPSDAGMQWIAIDLATAQASDWLVHLRRVDAVVNTVGIFRESAAQRFDDIHIAGPGSLFRGCAEVGLRRVVQVSALGADDSAETAYHLTKKAGDDALLDLVPDAVVVQPSLVFGPGGPSARAFLTWASLPALPLPAGGSQPLQPVHVDDVVMAIVVLLETSPSSCRGARVPLVGPQALTLAGYLQALRDSLGLSPAPTIGIPRAWMAAAARIGDLLGVGLLDTSSWRMLERGNAAPADAITALLGKAPRAASTFIEADHSAAALGHAQLGWLLPLLRLSVALVWIVTGIVSMGVFPVEQSLELLARSGVPPLLRLPMLYGAALLDLVLGILTLWPMRRRRWLWITQAGLIAFYTLVITVRLPEFWLHPYGPVLKNLPMLAALLMLAILDRKER; this is encoded by the coding sequence ATGAAGGTCCTCGTCACCGGCGCTACTGGATTCATCGGCCACACGCTTTGCGAGACCTTGCAGGCGCGTGGACACGAGGTCGTCGGTGCGTCGCGCCGGGTCCGACCGTCGGACGCAGGGATGCAGTGGATCGCCATTGATCTCGCAACCGCCCAGGCCAGTGATTGGCTGGTCCACCTCCGTAGGGTGGACGCGGTGGTCAACACCGTGGGGATCTTCCGGGAAAGCGCGGCCCAGCGATTCGATGACATTCACATCGCGGGTCCAGGATCGCTCTTTCGAGGTTGCGCGGAGGTCGGCTTGCGTCGTGTCGTGCAGGTGTCGGCGCTGGGCGCGGACGACAGTGCCGAGACGGCCTATCACCTGACCAAGAAGGCGGGCGACGACGCGCTGCTCGACCTGGTGCCCGATGCGGTGGTGGTGCAGCCCTCGCTGGTGTTCGGGCCCGGCGGGCCCAGTGCCCGCGCTTTCCTGACATGGGCCAGCCTTCCGGCATTGCCACTGCCGGCCGGTGGATCCCAGCCGCTGCAACCGGTGCACGTCGATGACGTCGTGATGGCGATCGTCGTCCTGCTCGAGACTTCTCCCTCGAGCTGCCGGGGTGCACGCGTTCCCCTCGTCGGGCCCCAGGCGTTGACGCTCGCCGGCTATCTGCAGGCATTGCGCGACTCGCTCGGACTTTCACCGGCTCCGACCATCGGCATCCCGAGAGCCTGGATGGCGGCGGCGGCGCGGATCGGCGATCTGCTGGGCGTCGGCCTGCTGGACACGTCCAGCTGGCGGATGCTGGAACGCGGCAATGCGGCGCCGGCCGACGCCATCACCGCGCTGCTCGGCAAAGCGCCTCGAGCAGCGTCGACCTTCATCGAAGCAGATCATTCCGCCGCTGCTCTGGGCCACGCGCAACTGGGGTGGCTTCTCCCGCTCTTGCGGCTGTCGGTCGCCCTGGTCTGGATCGTCACCGGCATCGTGTCCATGGGTGTCTTTCCCGTGGAGCAGAGCCTGGAGTTGCTGGCGCGTTCCGGCGTCCCGCCATTGCTGCGCCTGCCGATGCTGTACGGGGCCGCTCTGCTGGACCTGGTACTCGGCATCCTGACCCTCTGGCCGATGCGTCGTCGACGGTGGCTGTGGATCACCCAGGCCGGACTGATTGCTTTCTACACCCTGGTCATCACCGTCCGGTTGCCGGAGTTCTGGTTGCATCCTTACGGCCCGGTCCTGAAAAACCTTCCCATGCTGGCTGCGCTCCTCATGTTGGCGATCCTGGACCGCAAGGAGAGGTGA
- a CDS encoding TolC family protein produces MPRLSSSSSLTPHIGHATYPHAERLSGLVAAAALAASIALVFTGCSTPVLKPSVEVPAKFTASTASEMEPEAAWWDSFGDPVLTRLVHLAAQENRDIKIAAERLRAARSGVKLSRSFLAPSVSAVGSASDRSSGYGDAVKQLTPDTRNGSASLDVAWEVDLSGRLRAGASAASADALAAEHGVRGVRLMVMTDVATHYFALVGALRQLDMLRAISAAHDETVRLVQARHRAGLATSFDVERAQTDAQSAHAQIPPLETMAAVSRHRIAVLTGGQAFQAASIEPWRGDVAVPDITPGQPAALLQRRPDVLALMAQLDAANARRKQAAAEWFPRLFLDASFGRQNVELNSIGLGSARFTNVAGLLAMPIFNAGRTSAINDIAESGQREALLRAEDGIVRALEDVENSLVSLTSERQRSQSLQAAATSAEAAMGRAQSLYDRGQIDLLPLLDAQRARLAARLSANDSSTRLLLDSVQLYKALGGGWQVFEPAARAQARSTAAGASAPHS; encoded by the coding sequence ATGCCGCGACTTTCAAGCTCCTCTTCGCTGACCCCCCACATCGGGCACGCGACCTACCCACACGCCGAGCGCCTGTCCGGCCTCGTCGCGGCGGCTGCGCTGGCCGCATCGATCGCACTGGTCTTCACCGGCTGTTCCACGCCGGTGCTGAAGCCCTCGGTGGAGGTGCCGGCGAAGTTCACCGCGAGCACGGCCTCCGAGATGGAACCCGAGGCCGCCTGGTGGGACAGCTTCGGCGATCCGGTCCTGACGAGACTGGTGCACCTCGCGGCGCAGGAGAACCGCGACATCAAGATTGCCGCCGAGCGCCTGCGCGCGGCGCGATCCGGCGTGAAGCTGAGCCGTTCCTTCCTGGCGCCCAGCGTCAGCGCGGTCGGGTCGGCCAGCGACCGCAGCAGCGGCTACGGCGACGCGGTGAAGCAGCTGACGCCGGACACCCGCAACGGCAGCGCCAGCCTCGACGTGGCGTGGGAGGTCGACCTGAGCGGCCGCCTGCGCGCGGGTGCGTCCGCAGCGTCCGCCGACGCGCTGGCCGCGGAGCACGGCGTGCGCGGCGTGCGCCTGATGGTGATGACCGACGTCGCCACCCACTACTTCGCGCTCGTCGGCGCGCTGCGCCAGCTCGACATGCTGCGCGCCATCTCGGCCGCCCATGACGAGACCGTGCGCCTCGTGCAGGCGCGCCATCGGGCAGGCCTGGCGACGTCCTTCGACGTGGAACGCGCGCAGACCGACGCCCAATCGGCACACGCCCAGATCCCGCCGCTGGAGACGATGGCGGCGGTCTCGCGGCATCGCATCGCCGTGCTGACCGGCGGCCAGGCCTTCCAGGCAGCGAGCATCGAGCCCTGGCGCGGCGACGTGGCCGTGCCGGACATCACGCCCGGACAGCCGGCCGCGCTGCTGCAGCGCCGGCCCGATGTGCTGGCGCTGATGGCGCAGCTGGACGCGGCCAATGCGCGCCGCAAGCAGGCCGCGGCCGAATGGTTTCCACGGCTGTTCCTCGACGCGTCGTTCGGCCGCCAGAACGTGGAGCTGAACAGCATCGGCTTGGGCTCCGCCCGCTTCACCAACGTGGCGGGCCTGCTCGCGATGCCGATCTTCAACGCCGGCCGCACGAGCGCGATCAACGACATCGCCGAGAGCGGCCAGCGCGAAGCGCTGCTGCGCGCCGAGGACGGCATCGTGCGCGCGCTGGAGGATGTGGAGAACTCGCTCGTCTCGCTCACGTCGGAACGGCAGCGCTCGCAATCGCTGCAGGCCGCGGCCACCTCCGCGGAAGCGGCGATGGGCCGCGCCCAATCCCTGTACGACCGCGGGCAGATCGACCTGCTGCCGCTGCTCGATGCGCAACGCGCGCGACTGGCGGCGCGCCTGTCTGCCAACGACAGCAGCACGCGGCTGCTGCTCGACAGCGTCCAGCTCTACAAGGCGCTGGGCGGCGGCTGGCAGGTGTTCGAGCCGGCCGCGCGAGCTCAAGCGCGATCCACTGCCGCCGGCGCCAGCGCGCCGCATTCCTGA
- a CDS encoding DUF2269 domain-containing protein: MEHYAIVKWLHIVSSTVLFGTGIGTAFFLLMTTRSKDVRAVASVARTVVLADWIFTATTAVFQPVSGFYLAHVAGMPLGTRWLMWSIVLYAVALACWLPVVRLQQRMRDLAEAAARLEEPLPASYTRVFRTWVALGIPAFLAFVAIFYLMTVKPA; the protein is encoded by the coding sequence ATGGAGCACTACGCGATCGTCAAGTGGCTCCACATCGTCTCGTCGACCGTGCTGTTCGGCACCGGCATCGGGACGGCCTTCTTCCTGCTCATGACGACGCGGTCGAAGGACGTCCGCGCCGTTGCCTCGGTCGCACGCACCGTCGTGCTGGCCGACTGGATATTCACCGCGACCACCGCGGTCTTTCAGCCCGTCAGCGGCTTCTACCTGGCCCATGTCGCCGGCATGCCGCTGGGCACGCGCTGGCTCATGTGGTCCATCGTTCTGTATGCAGTGGCGCTCGCCTGCTGGCTGCCGGTGGTCCGGCTTCAGCAGCGAATGCGCGACCTTGCGGAGGCCGCCGCCCGTCTGGAAGAGCCGCTGCCCGCGTCCTACACGCGTGTGTTCAGGACATGGGTTGCCCTCGGGATCCCCGCTTTCCTGGCGTTCGTCGCCATCTTCTACTTGATGACCGTGAAGCCGGCTTGA
- a CDS encoding cupin domain-containing protein, which produces MSDTTPTKFSHVRPADSNWRSDGLRDFFLYKDLGVAAATNGRVIAHLVKANMAPEKGTGWHRHEAEFHIVFMTKGWARFMYGDQETLVAAGDCVHQRPGVVHYLFDYSPDMEYLEVVGPADFKSIDVPAPCGVPAPTPWK; this is translated from the coding sequence ATGTCGGACACCACGCCCACCAAGTTCTCGCACGTGAGACCCGCCGACTCGAACTGGCGCAGCGACGGCTTGCGCGACTTTTTTCTGTACAAGGACCTGGGCGTGGCTGCGGCGACCAATGGCCGCGTGATCGCACATCTCGTCAAGGCCAATATGGCACCAGAGAAGGGCACCGGTTGGCACCGCCATGAGGCAGAGTTCCACATCGTGTTCATGACCAAAGGCTGGGCCAGGTTCATGTACGGCGACCAGGAGACGCTGGTCGCCGCCGGCGACTGTGTGCACCAGAGACCAGGGGTCGTGCACTATCTCTTCGACTACTCGCCTGACATGGAGTACCTGGAAGTGGTGGGACCTGCCGACTTCAAGTCGATCGACGTGCCCGCGCCGTGCGGGGTGCCTGCCCCCACGCCCTGGAAGTAG
- a CDS encoding AAA family ATPase, with translation MPRPLSTSNPVRLRFDDFELDEANACLLRGGKAVALAPTPFSLLCALARQPGALLTKDALLDTVWGHQFVSESVLKTAISDLRTTLGDSPREPRFIETVPRRGYRFIAVPAAEPAPPQAPTIDVFTGPSESLSFIGRTDAVARLRRTWSQACSGRRAVVWVAGEPGIGKSTLIEHFAAGLGGVAVARGQCVEHYGTGEPYLPVLEALAELCRKEADLPALLRTVAPTWLLQLPWLSTSEERDALRRELAGVGPDRMLREMGELLDRYTEQRPLLLVTEDLHWSDRATIQLIDHVARRRGRAGLMWLATFRVAEVVATDHPLNPLRRELRLHRLCEEIVLDPFSETEVAEYIAQHSPSLGRDEAFVRALHGRTDGVPLFVSSVVTDVMERTDDGADGESRLAAVAVPENLAAIIDHYIDRLDSEQRSLLAAASVCGVEFRVDTLALALERDIASVALGCDALVREHVWLAPPRAAEEGGALYPPYSFKHALFRQVLYDRTPSAARMQLHCEVGSALERERAAGVAVAASELAMHFDRGRQPMAALRYYAEAAEGALLHFSPAACISRAERGRALVPQAPEGAERDALELTLATLHGMSAFHSLGVGSQAMNAFERGYALLAGVPEHPMRGRLLHGFGYLSNLRGEYVEALVVAKRAEALASVSDDPVLLLVACFLHGEAHHMQGRTQAARSWLERGLAISETLDLTADQVFAADPQVALLGMLAIDLVRCGLVQQGRALVQRARARAVELRQPMTRLVAVWQEALLEVRMGSHDGVASLVDEMQALVDESSLAHGQTACQWFGGWEQAHKGRPREGHRLIREAYERNTRLGMRAGASEVLGYAAEALLLAGDVEGAQAQLQEALQIADELDEGVYLPQLLLLQATIARAQGKPQAGAASVRRAVEEARTQEAPWLELLALVELCTHHDAEAGERRNLAALVDQLPEAGDTEPVERARSLLQMADPA, from the coding sequence GTGCCCCGCCCGCTCTCCACCTCCAATCCGGTCCGCCTCCGCTTCGACGACTTCGAGCTCGATGAGGCGAATGCCTGCCTGCTGCGCGGCGGCAAGGCCGTCGCACTCGCACCGACTCCCTTCAGCCTGCTGTGCGCGCTGGCGCGCCAGCCGGGCGCGTTGTTGACCAAAGATGCGCTGCTGGACACGGTCTGGGGCCACCAGTTCGTCAGCGAATCGGTGCTGAAGACCGCGATCAGCGACCTGCGCACCACCCTCGGCGACAGCCCCCGCGAGCCGCGTTTCATCGAAACCGTGCCGCGGCGAGGCTACCGCTTCATCGCCGTTCCAGCCGCTGAGCCTGCACCACCGCAAGCGCCCACCATTGATGTGTTCACCGGCCCGAGCGAATCGCTGTCCTTCATCGGCCGTACCGATGCGGTCGCCAGACTTCGCCGCACCTGGAGCCAGGCCTGCAGCGGCCGGCGGGCTGTCGTGTGGGTGGCCGGCGAGCCGGGCATTGGGAAGAGCACGCTGATCGAGCACTTCGCGGCGGGCCTGGGAGGCGTTGCCGTCGCGCGCGGCCAGTGCGTGGAGCACTACGGCACCGGCGAGCCTTATCTGCCTGTGCTGGAGGCGCTGGCCGAGCTGTGCCGCAAGGAGGCAGACCTGCCCGCGCTGCTTCGCACGGTCGCCCCGACCTGGCTGTTGCAGCTGCCGTGGCTCAGCACCTCCGAGGAACGCGACGCTTTGCGCCGCGAACTGGCCGGCGTCGGTCCTGACCGCATGCTGCGCGAGATGGGCGAGCTCCTCGACCGCTACACCGAGCAGCGGCCGCTGCTGCTGGTCACGGAAGACCTGCACTGGAGCGACCGCGCGACGATCCAGCTCATCGACCACGTCGCACGGCGGCGCGGCCGCGCAGGCCTGATGTGGCTGGCGACCTTCCGCGTGGCCGAGGTGGTGGCGACGGACCATCCCCTCAATCCCTTGCGGCGCGAGCTGCGTTTGCACCGGCTGTGTGAAGAGATCGTGCTCGACCCGTTCTCCGAAACCGAGGTCGCCGAGTACATCGCACAGCACTCGCCCTCGCTCGGGCGCGATGAGGCCTTCGTCCGTGCTCTGCACGGGCGCACCGACGGCGTGCCGCTGTTCGTCTCGTCGGTCGTCACCGACGTGATGGAGCGCACCGACGACGGCGCGGACGGAGAGAGCCGGCTTGCGGCGGTGGCGGTTCCCGAGAATCTGGCCGCCATCATCGACCACTACATCGACCGGCTCGACAGCGAGCAGCGCTCGCTGCTCGCGGCAGCGTCGGTCTGCGGCGTCGAGTTCCGGGTCGATACGCTGGCGCTGGCGCTGGAGCGTGACATCGCCTCGGTGGCGCTGGGCTGCGACGCGCTGGTGCGCGAACACGTATGGCTCGCCCCGCCGCGTGCTGCAGAGGAGGGCGGTGCGCTCTACCCGCCGTATTCCTTCAAGCATGCGCTGTTCCGTCAAGTGCTCTACGACCGTACACCGTCCGCCGCGCGCATGCAGCTGCATTGCGAGGTGGGCTCAGCCCTGGAGCGGGAGCGCGCGGCCGGGGTGGCGGTGGCCGCGTCGGAGCTGGCGATGCACTTCGACCGCGGCCGGCAGCCGATGGCCGCTCTGCGCTATTACGCCGAAGCGGCCGAAGGCGCGCTGCTGCACTTCAGCCCCGCAGCCTGCATCAGCCGTGCCGAGCGCGGGCGGGCACTGGTGCCGCAGGCGCCGGAGGGGGCCGAGCGCGACGCGCTGGAGCTCACGCTCGCGACGCTGCACGGCATGTCGGCCTTCCACTCGCTCGGCGTCGGTTCGCAGGCGATGAACGCCTTCGAGCGCGGCTACGCGCTGCTGGCCGGCGTGCCGGAGCATCCGATGCGCGGCCGACTGCTGCATGGGTTCGGCTATCTGTCGAACCTGCGCGGCGAGTACGTGGAGGCGCTGGTGGTCGCGAAGCGCGCCGAAGCGCTCGCATCCGTGTCGGACGATCCGGTGTTGTTGCTTGTCGCGTGCTTCCTGCACGGCGAGGCCCATCATATGCAGGGCCGCACGCAGGCGGCCCGCTCGTGGTTGGAGCGCGGCCTCGCGATCTCCGAAACGCTGGACCTGACGGCGGACCAGGTGTTCGCGGCCGACCCCCAGGTCGCCTTGCTGGGCATGCTGGCCATCGACCTCGTGCGTTGCGGCCTCGTGCAGCAGGGCCGGGCGCTGGTACAGCGGGCGCGTGCGCGCGCTGTCGAATTGCGGCAGCCGATGACGCGCCTCGTCGCGGTCTGGCAGGAGGCGCTGCTCGAGGTGCGCATGGGCAGCCACGACGGCGTCGCGTCCCTGGTCGACGAAATGCAGGCCCTGGTCGACGAGTCCTCGCTCGCGCACGGCCAGACGGCCTGCCAGTGGTTCGGCGGTTGGGAACAGGCGCACAAGGGCCGGCCCCGCGAGGGCCACAGGCTCATTCGCGAGGCCTACGAACGCAACACCCGGCTCGGGATGCGCGCCGGCGCCAGCGAGGTCCTGGGCTATGCGGCTGAAGCGCTGCTGCTGGCCGGCGATGTCGAGGGCGCGCAGGCACAGCTGCAGGAAGCGCTGCAGATCGCCGACGAGCTCGACGAGGGCGTGTACCTGCCGCAATTGCTGCTGCTCCAGGCCACGATCGCACGCGCTCAGGGGAAGCCCCAGGCGGGCGCGGCCTCGGTGCGCCGTGCCGTGGAAGAGGCGCGCACGCAGGAAGCGCCGTGGCTGGAGCTGCTCGCGCTGGTGGAGCTGTGTACGCACCATGATGCCGAAGCCGGAGAGCGTCGGAACCTCGCCGCGCTCGTGGATCAGTTGCCGGAAGCGGGCGACACCGAGCCGGTGGAGCGCGCTCGCTCGCTGCTCCAGATGGCGGACCCGGCCTGA
- a CDS encoding hemerythrin domain-containing protein, with amino-acid sequence MSQRTSANDDTLPDAIALLMSDHQQVEDLFKRYKELVDSYADDQEKERLAGQICTLLTVHAVIEEEIFYPAARGALPDEEALLEEALVEHQSAKELISSIQAAGASDRSFDAYVNVLSEYVHHHVQEEEQRLLPLVRASEVDLNALGAQMSARQEELLTAEPDTEQA; translated from the coding sequence ATGTCCCAACGAACCAGCGCCAACGATGACACGCTGCCTGATGCCATCGCATTGCTCATGTCCGACCATCAGCAAGTCGAGGATCTATTCAAGCGTTACAAGGAGCTTGTCGATTCCTATGCTGACGACCAAGAGAAGGAGCGCCTGGCGGGGCAGATCTGCACGCTCCTGACCGTTCACGCCGTCATCGAAGAGGAGATCTTCTATCCAGCCGCCCGCGGCGCGCTCCCTGACGAAGAGGCATTGCTCGAGGAAGCGCTCGTTGAACATCAAAGCGCAAAGGAGCTGATCTCGAGCATCCAGGCGGCGGGCGCGAGCGACCGCTCCTTCGATGCCTACGTCAATGTGCTGAGCGAGTACGTGCACCACCACGTTCAGGAAGAAGAACAGAGGTTGCTCCCCTTGGTTCGAGCGAGTGAAGTCGATCTAAACGCACTCGGCGCGCAAATGAGTGCCCGGCAGGAAGAGCTCCTGACTGCGGAGCCCGACACGGAACAGGCCTGA
- a CDS encoding efflux RND transporter periplasmic adaptor subunit yields MKNFHATAVTLAVVALLSACSPDKPPVETRRPVRTSEIVYDATREANRYAGTVQSRFEVDQAFRVGGKVSRRLVDVGQVVREGDVLAVLDDSDYRLAEEAARQQWTAAVAVARQAESDRKRLGSLKADGSVSVADDEKAHSGAQSAQASEGALSRQLELAGNRVKYAVLRASRSGVVTAVRLEVGQVVAEGQPVVAIADPGTPEIVVDVPEDQLAAFKTARFKASLASSPDEHFELALREMSPQAAAQTRTYRARLKPVSARPLPLGATATLVTDRVISDAQVAAIPATALTQSGGRPAVWLVKRVGNEPVGSVDPMPVAVHGYRNDLALVSGLPAGGQVVTAGVQKMAPGLKVALPDAALDTTQQAAR; encoded by the coding sequence TTGAAGAACTTCCATGCCACGGCCGTCACGCTGGCCGTCGTCGCGCTGCTCAGCGCCTGCAGCCCGGACAAGCCGCCCGTCGAGACACGCCGGCCGGTGCGCACGTCCGAAATCGTCTATGACGCCACCCGCGAGGCCAACCGCTACGCAGGCACCGTGCAGTCCCGCTTCGAGGTCGACCAGGCCTTCCGCGTGGGCGGCAAGGTGTCGCGGCGCCTGGTCGACGTCGGCCAGGTCGTGCGCGAGGGCGATGTTCTCGCCGTGCTGGACGACAGCGACTACCGGCTGGCCGAGGAGGCCGCGCGCCAGCAGTGGACGGCCGCCGTCGCGGTGGCCCGTCAGGCCGAATCCGATCGCAAGCGACTCGGCTCGCTGAAGGCCGACGGTTCGGTGAGCGTGGCCGACGACGAGAAGGCCCACAGCGGCGCACAGTCGGCGCAGGCGTCCGAGGGTGCGCTGTCCCGCCAGCTCGAGCTCGCGGGCAACCGCGTGAAGTACGCCGTGCTGCGCGCCTCGCGCAGCGGCGTGGTCACTGCCGTGCGCTTGGAGGTGGGACAGGTGGTCGCCGAAGGCCAGCCGGTGGTCGCCATCGCCGACCCCGGCACGCCGGAGATCGTGGTCGACGTGCCGGAAGACCAGTTGGCCGCCTTCAAGACGGCCCGCTTCAAGGCCTCGCTCGCGAGCTCGCCGGACGAGCATTTCGAGCTGGCGCTGCGTGAGATGTCGCCGCAGGCCGCGGCGCAGACGCGCACCTACCGCGCCAGGCTGAAGCCGGTGAGCGCCCGGCCGCTGCCGCTGGGCGCAACCGCCACGCTCGTGACCGATCGGGTGATCTCGGATGCGCAAGTGGCCGCGATTCCCGCCACCGCGCTGACGCAGTCCGGCGGCCGTCCGGCGGTCTGGCTGGTCAAGCGCGTCGGCAATGAGCCAGTGGGCAGCGTGGACCCGATGCCGGTGGCGGTGCACGGCTATCGCAACGACCTCGCGCTGGTCTCGGGCCTGCCGGCCGGGGGGCAGGTCGTCACCGCGGGGGTGCAGAAGATGGCCCCCGGACTGAAGGTGGCGCTGCCCGATGCGGCCCTCGACACGACGCAGCAGGCCGCCCGATGA